Below is a window of Mycolicibacterium chitae DNA.
TCACGCCCAGTTGTGGTCCTGGGACTACGACCCCGACGACGGCTGGGTCTACATCGCGTCGACGGGATTTCAGCGCGACAAGGGCATCATCCTGCGCCGGGTCCGACCCGCCGACATCGGCGATGCGTCCGCGTACCAGGCCTGGGGCCGACGGCGGGGCCAGTGGTCCTGGAGCCCGCACGCGAGCGTGTTGTCCCCGGCCGACGAACGCTGGGGCGAGTTGTCGCTGCGCCGGCTGGACACCGGGCAGTGGGTGCTCGGCGGCTTCCTCGCGTCCGAATATGCCCTGGGTTACCGCACGCTCGGATCGCCGACGTCGCCCCTGACCGCAGCCCCGTTGCAGCGACCGGTCTCGGGCTGCAGCTGGCCCGGGGAGAGCCACGTCGATTGCCGGGTGGCCCAACTCTACGGCGGCTACCTGCTGCCCGGTTCCCGGCTGGATGTGCCCGGCGGGGTGGGGTTGGTTGTCTCCCATTGGCATACCAAGCGCGGCTGGCCGTATCGGGTGATGCAGTTCCGGGTCACGCTGCGAGACACCACCGGCGACTCCATCGAACCGATTGCGCCGCAGCAGGACCCCTGATCTGGCTCGATTGGAGGTCTCAGAATGGCGGCGGGTCGGTCGCATCGTCTGGCCCCTCTCGGGTGCAGGGATCTGGTTGTGGTTGTTCCGCTCGGGGTGAATACCCTTGGCGTGCTTGGGCATTGTTGCCGCGTTCGGTTTTGAGGCGTTGGGTTTGGTCGGCTTTGCGGGTGCGTCGGCGTCGCGGCATTTGGAGGCCGCGGTCGGGGTTGGTGGTCTCGGTGGGTGGTGTTGGTGTTGGGAGGGTGGCGGTGGTGGTGTCCCAGTTCGGGAACGCGATCTTGCTGCCGGGGTGGGTGGTGTAGGTCTTGCCTGCCGGTGTGGTCCAGACGATGGTGCCGTCGGGGTGTTGGGTTTCAGACCATTCGGTCCAAAACGTCTTCAACAAGTGGTGTTTTCGACACAGGCAAGCCAGATTCGACGGGTGGGTCGGCCCGCCTTGACCATCAGGAATCGTATGGTCAAGATCGGCGCGTTCGGCGGGGGTGTGGCAGCCCGGGAAGCGACACGTCATGTCGCGGGCGCGGACCCAGGTGGCCAGCGCCGCGGAGGGGCGGTAGCGCGGTTCGGGGGCCTCGGCGGGGGTCCGCAGGGGTTTGACGGTGGCGCCGGTGTCGACCAGTTCGGCCAGCAGTGGTGCGGGGACGATGCCGCCGCCCTGCAGGACCGCGGTGCGGTTGCGGGAATTGGGTTGCGGGGTGGGGTCTTTGGGGGCTGCGGGCTCGACGGGATTGTTGTCGGGGGTGTCGTCGGGGGTGTCGTCGGCCTTGGCCTTGGGCTCCGCGCATTCGGACGGTGGGGCAGCGTGTCCGTCTTGCGGGATCTCGCGTGCAGTGTCGCCGGTGTCGGCCGCGGTCTCTGCGGACTCGACGCGCTCGTCAGCCCTAGCAGCACCCTCGACCGTCTTGGCGGTGCGCCGCGCTTGGGCTTCGGCTCTGGCCGCGGTGTTGGCGGCTTGGGCTTGCTGGACGGCGGCCTGGTCGGCGACGACGTGGACGACGATGTGTTCGGCGCGGGTGTCGGGGGCGGTGGTGGCCGGGCATTCGGTGTTGCCGCAGCGGCAGGGCAGTCGATCGGCGCCGGTGATCAGCAGCGCCACGGCATCGGAGCGGCGCTGGCCGGTGGTGCGGGGATCGTTAGCGCAGACGCTAGTGGCCATCGCGCGTAGCCGGCGGTCGAACAGGGCGGCGTCGACGTTGGTGAGGCTGCCGTACATCGAGGTGGTGCCGGTGGTGTCGTCGCGTTTGCCGAACTGCACATCGCGGTTGCGGTTGGCGTCGCGGTGCTCGATGACGGCGTCGGGGTCGTGTTCGGCGAGTACGGCGTCGATGGCGTTGTCCAGGGCCTTGTCCGACAGCGTCCCGAACCGGGTGGCTTTGGCGGCCAGTTCGGCGTCGATGGTGGCCAAGAGGGTGGGGTCTTCGACGAGTTTGGTGCGCCAGGCGATCGTGGTCGCAGTGCGCAGGCTCAGCTCACCGTTGGCCAGCTTGGTTGCGGTCTTCGTTATCCGGGTCCGCAACGCATGGGCCAGGTGCATCTGGGTGGAGGCCCGCCGGTGGGTCAGCCCGAGGGCGGCGGCGACTTCGGCCGCGACACTGTCCCAGCCGTCGCAGGCCCACAGTTCGCGTTCGTCGTCGATGTTGAAGAGGCGGCGGTCCATGAGTTCGGCGATCGCGGCCAGCCGGCTGGCGGCGGCGCTGTTCTCGGCGCGGGCGAACCCCGAGATGGCGTCCACAACCCTGGCATCGTCGGCCGAAGCCAACTCCTCAGGATCCGCCAGCAACTCGCACATACGTTCGACAGTAAGCCGACCTCAACCCCGGCGCACCACCGAAACCACCCACCTGTGGATCAAAACGACACTGTGGATAACCCACAGCGCGACACTGTGGATAACCCCCGGGTCACCCCGAAAGGTGATCGAGAACCGCGTGTGCCGCGGTGATCCGGGCCGAGTTCGGGAAGTTCTTATTCGCCAGCATCGCGATGCCGATCCGCTGCTCGGGGACGAAGACCACGTACGCCCCGAACCCGTCAGTGGATCCGGTCTTGTTGAACAGCGTCGCGGTGGACGACTGCCCCTCGGGCGCCGGGTTCACGGGCTGCGCCTCGAGGCTGACGGTGGTGGAGTTCCCGGCCAGCAGGTCATCCAGGCTGACCGGATAGCGGTACTGTTCCCAACCCAGCCCCTGCGTCATGGCGCCCAGTTCAAAATGGCCGTCGTGCGTCGCCTCCACGGCCCGGCGCAGTTCCGGGTCGAGACCGGTGGGGTCCATGTTGGCCTCGACGAACTCGATGAGGTCCGCGGCAGTGGTCTTCACGCCGTAGGCCTGCGCGTCGAACACGCCGGGGTTGACCCGGACCGGCTCGCCATCGCTGTTGTATCCCCAGGCGTAATGCCCGATTTCGGATTCGGGTACGTCAATGTAGCTGTGCCGCAATCCCAGTGCGGGAAACAGCTGCCCCTCGATCAACGCCGTGAAGTCCTCGTCCAGGGCCGCGGCCGTGGCGTGGCCCAGCAGGCCGATGCTCGGGTTGGAGTACTCGCGCAGCTGTCCCGGCGGTGCCGTCGGGCGCCACTGCTGGAAGTAGGAGATCATCTCGGCTTCGTCGGTGACCGTGTCCGGGAACTGCAACGGCAGGCCACCGGCGGTGTAGGTGGCCAGGTTCAGCAGTGTCGCGGCGTCGATGGGGTGTCCGCCCAACTCCGGCACGTAGCGGCCGGGGTGGTCGTCGAGCGACAACTGCCCGCGCTCCTGCGCCAGCGCGGCCAGCAAGGTCGTGAAAGTCTTGCTCACCGAGCCGATTTCGAACACGGTGTCCGCGGTGACCGCCTCACCGGTATCGGTGGAGGCCACGCCGTACTCGAAAAGATGCGATTGCCCGTCGACGCTGACCGCCACCGCCAGCCCCGGCACGTCGTACTCGTCGAGCAGTGGACCGTAGGCGGCATCCACCGCCGCCGCCAGCCCACCCACGGCAGGTTCGGTGGTTTCGGGATCGTCGCGGGACGCGGGCGTACACGCAACGGACAGGAGCAGCAGCGCGGCGGCCACCGCGGGCAATAAGCGTCGATCAAACACCAAGACACGGTACAACTTCCACTCGGCGCACCGCGGGCCCACCGGAGCTCAGATCACCCGGCCTGGAACTCGTTGAACGCCTCGATGAAATCGCTGGGGATACCCGCGGAGCCGCAGCGGTTCTGCAGATCCACCAGCGGGGCGGTGATGTTCTTCAGCTCCATGTACTCCCCCGGGTTGGCGGTGAAGTACGCCCGCACCGTCTCGCGGGCCTGCTCACGCGGTTGCGTACGGGCGGTGCTCAGCGCCTGATCGGCCCCGGGATGGCCGGCCAGGTACTGGCTGGCGGCCCCGGACACCGAACTGATGGTGCCGGCCGCCTCGCTCACCATGCACGGCGCCGCGTTGGCCACCGGCGTGGCGAAGCCGGCCAGCGCCAGGCCGGCAACGGCACAACCGGCGAAAGTGGTGCGTCTGAAAGTACTCGAGGTCATGTTGGATTCCTTCGGTCGCGGATGGGGATGTTCTTACCCCTGGCCGAAATCGGCGAAACACCACTCACTTGGGCAGACAGTCGGCGGTCGTGACGATGTCGGCGCCCATGTTGCGCTCCATCATCTTCAGCGCCGCCGCACCCAACTCCGCGTCGATGTGGGCCACACCGTCGCGCGGCACGATCACCTCGAAGTGGCGCACGTAGGCGTCGAGCGCGCTGTAGAGCACGCACTGCTCGGTGACCTGACCCACGAAGATCAGCCGTTTGGCCTCGAGCCGGGACAGCAGATACTCCAGCGCGGTGGCATAGAAGACGCTGTGCCGGACCTTGGTCAGGAAGCGGCAGTCCGGCCGCGGCACCACCGGTTCGACCAGGTCGGGCCGGGCGCCGTCGAGCGCGGCCCGGACGATGTCACTGGGCTGGGCGGTGAAGTCGCCGTAGTTGTCGTTGACGTAGATCAGGTCCACGTCGTCGCGCCCCAGCGCCGCGTCGATCAGGCCGGACACCGGTTCGACGATCTCTGCGACGTTCGGTATCAGCAGATCGGCATCGGGATGCCGGTAGGCGTTCATCATGTCGATCACCAGAACCGCGGTATCGGTCACTGGGTACCCTCCTTTCTCAGCGGCGGCGCGGCCATCGGTTACATACCCGCCCGCGGCGGGTAACCGGCGCTCGTGTCCGAGTATCCCGAGGTTGAACTCGTCGCGCCGACCGACATCGTCAAGGGCGACGTCATCGAGGATCCCGCACGTCGTCGCTGGTTGACCGTCCACGAAATCAAGATGCTCACCGACGCGGTTGACGGAGCCTATAGCTTCTATGGCAGTGGCCCGGACGACCGCGTCACCTATGAGGGCTCCGAACTGGTCAGACGACGACGATAGGCGATTCACCATCTCGAACCACGAACCCCCGGCGAGGTTGGCACCGCTGGGTCTCCCGCGCCGGGTCGGCGCCTGCCTGTTCGACCTCGACGGTGTCCTGACCGACACCGCCAGCGTGCACCGCAACGCCTGGAAAGCGATGTTCGACGCCTTCCTGGCCGAGTCGGACCCCGCGCAGCGGCCCTTCGACGACGACGACTACCGCGCCTACGTGGACGGCAAGACCCGGGACCTGGGCGTGCTCAGCTTCCTGACCAGTCGGGGCATCGAACTGCCCGAGGGCAGCGCCGAGGACGGTCCGGCGGCGGCGACCGTGCACGGTCTGGCGAACCGGAAGAACGCCGCCTTCCAGCAGCTGCTGCACACCGACGGGGTGACCGTCTTCGAGGGTTCGCGGCGCTACCTGCAGGTCGTGCGCGACGCCGGGGTGGCCATCGGGGTGGTGTCGTCGAGCGCCAACGCCGCCGACGTGCTCGAGCTGGCCGGGCTGACGCCGTTCGTCGACTGCCGGGTCGACGGCGTGACCATCCGCACCGAGGGCATGCCCGGCAAGCCGGCGCCCGATTCGTTCCTGCGCGCCGCCGAGTTGCTCGGGGTCACCGCCGCCGAGGCCGCGGTCTTCGAGGACGCCATCGCCGGTGTGCAGGCCGGCCGCGCGGGACAGTTCGCCGTGGTGGTGGGCGTGGACCGGGTGGGCGACCCGGATGCGCTGCTGGGGCACGGAGCCGACCTGGTGGTCGCCGACCTCGACGAATTGCTGGCTCCGTGCTGAGCGCCGACGACAGGTTCCCGGTCGAGCCGTGGCAGCTGCGCGAGACCAGCCTGGACCTCGACCTGCTCGCCCGCTCCGAGTCGCTGTTCGCATTGTCCAACGGGCACATCGGATTACGTGCCAACCTCGACGAGGGCGAACCGTACGCGCTGCCCGGCACCTATCTGAACTCGTTCGTGGAGGAACGGCCGCTGCCCTACGCCGAGGCCGGCTACGGCTATCCCGAGATCGGGCAGTCCATCATCGACGTCACCAACGGCAAGGTGATCCGCCTGCTGGTCGACGACGAACCGTTCGACCTCCGCTACGGCGAACTGCTCGAGCACGAGCGCACGCTCGACCTGCGCGCGGGCACGCTGACCCGGGTCGCGCGCTGGCGTTCGCCGGCCGAGAAGAAGATCGCCGTGCGCTCCACCCGGTTGGTGTCCCTGGTGCACCGCAGCGTCGCGGCCATCGAGTACATCGTCGAGGCGGTCGACGAATTCACCCTCGTCACAGTGCAATCGGAGCTGGTGGCCAACGAGGACCAGCCCGAACCGTCGGCGGATCCGCGGGTGGCGGCCGTGTTGCGGCATCCGCTGGAATCGATCGAGCACGAGGGCTCGGGTCAGGAGGCGGTGCTGGTGCACCGCACCCGGGCCAGCAACCTGACCATGGGCGCGGCCATGGACCACCTGATCGAGGTGCCCGGCCGGGTCGAGGTGTCTACCGAGACCAGCCCGGATCTGGCGCGCACCACCGTGATCTGCGGGCTGCGGCCCGGCCAGCAGCTGCGGATCGTGAAGTTCCTGGCCTACGGCTGGTCGAGCCTGCGCTCCCGGCCAGCCCTGCGCAGCCAGATCGCGGCGGCGATCTCCGCGGCCCGCTACACCGGCTGGGAGGGCCTGGTCAAGGAGCAGCGCGCCTACCTCGACGACTTCTGGGACAGCGCCGACGTCGAGGTGGAGGGCGATCCCGACCTGCAGCAGGCGGTGCGCTTCGGCCTGTTCCACGTGCTGCAGGCCAGTGCACGCGCCGAGCGGCGCGCCATCCCGGGCAAGGGGTTGACCGGCACCGGCTACGACGGGCATGCGTTCTGGGACAGCGAGGGTTTCGTGCTCCCGGTGCTGACCTACACCGCCCCCGACGCGGCCGCGGACGCGTTGCGCTGGCGGGCTTCGACGCTGGAGTTGGCCAAGGAACGCGCGGCCGAACTCGACCTCACCGGGGCGGCGTTCCCGTGGCGGACGATCCGCGGCGAGGAGTGCTCGGCGTACTGGCCGGCGGGCACAGCGGCCTGGCACATCAACGCCGCCGTAGCGATGGCGTTCGAGCGGTACCGGGTGGTCACCGGCGACGATTCGCTGGAGACCGAATGCGGGGTGGCGGTACTGGTCGAGACGGCACGGCTGTGGAATTCGCTGGGCCACCACGACCGGCACGGGGTGTGGCACCTCGACGGGGTCACCGGTCCCGACGAGTACACCGCGGTGGTCAACGACAACCTGTTCACCAATTTGATGGCGGCCCAGAATCTCGAGGCCGCGGCCGGCGCGTGCGAACGCCATCCGCAGACGGCCGCCGAGTTGGGCGTCACCGACGGGGAGATCGCCAGTTGGCGCGCCGCGGCCAAGGCCGTCCACATTCCCTACGACGACGAACTCGGGGTGCATGAGCAGCACGCGGGATTCACCCGGCTGCGCGAGTGGAACTTCAACGGCGGCAGCGACTATCCGCTGCTGCTGCATCAGCCCTATGTGCGGCTGTACCCGTCTCAGGTCATCAAGCAGGCGGACCTGGTCCTGGCGATGCATTGGCTGGGCCACCTGTTCACCGACGAGGAGAAGGCGCGCAACGTCGACTACTACGAGAAGCGCACCACCCGCGACTCGTCGCTGTCGGCGTGCACCCAGGCGGTGATGTGCGCCGAGGTGGGCCACCTGGAACTGGCTCACGCCTACGCCACCGAGGCGGCGCTGATCGACCTGCGAGATCTGCACCGCAACACCGGCGATGGTCTGCACATGGCCTCGCTGGCCGGCGCCTGGACCGCGCTGGTCGACGGGTTCGGCGGCCTGCGCGACGACGAGGGCATGGTGACGTTCAAACCCGCACTGCCGAAACGCATCTCGCGACTGGTGTTCCGCCTGCGTTGGCGAGGTTTCCGGTTGACCGTCGACATCGACCACGAGAACACCACCTACACGCTGCGGGACGGCCCCGACGGTCGGATGCGCATCCGGCACTGCGACCAGGAGCTGGAGCTGACCACCACCGCGCCCGTCACGGTGCCCGTGCAGCGGCGCGAACCGCTGCTGCCGCAGCCCACCCAGCCCCCCGGGTGCGCACCGATCTTCCTGCGCGACTGACAGCGGCGACTGACACCGGCGCCCGACACCGCCGACGTGGGCAGCGCCACACCGCCGGATTCCGGGCGGCTGGTTTGACCCGCGCCGTGGCCGGGAAATCCCCACCCCATCGGGGACCCTCCCCACACGCCCTCGGGCGTATGTGTCTACACCGAGAGGAAATCGGCATGGCTGACAGCAACAGCGGGCCCGCGGAAGGCGTCAAAGGCGTCGTCGAGGGCGTCAAGGGCAAGGCCAAGGAGGCCGTCGGCGCGATGACCGGCCGCGACGACCTCCAACGCGAGGGCAAGGCCCAGCAGGACAAGGCCGAGGCCCAGCGCGAGGCGGCGCAGAAGGAGGCCGAGGCCGAGAGCGCCCGGGCCGCCGCCAAGGCCAACGAGGCTCGCGAGAAGGCCGAGCAGGACTAGCCCCTACCGCCGGCTGTGACCGAGGGCCCGCTCCCACGTGGGGGCGGGCCCTCGGCGCGCCCGGGGTTTCCCGAACCCGCCGCGGGGGTAGCCGAGGGACCATGACCGACACTCTCAAGGCGCTGGCCCTGGTCTGCACGCTCAAGCCCAGCCCGGCGCCCTCGAGCAGCGTGTTGATCGCCGAGCACGTCTTCGAGCACCTGCGCCGACAGGACGTGGACTGCGACACCGTGCGTTGCGTCGACTTCGACATCGCCCCGGGCGTGGAACCCGACATGGGCGGCGGCGACCAGTGGCCGCAGATCCGGACCAAGGTGCTCGACGCGGACATCCTGCTGATCAGCACCCCGGTGTGGCTCGGGCATCCCTCGAGCATCACCCAGCGGGTCCTGGAACGCCTCGACGCCGAACTGTCCAACACCGACGACGCCGACCGGCCCGCGCTGGCGGGCAAGGTGGCCATCGTCAGCGTCGTGGGCAACGAGGACGGCGCGCACAAGGTGATCGCCGACGTGTTGCAGGGCCTCAACGACGTGGGCTACAGCGTCCCGGCGCAGGGCAGCACCTACTGGAACGGGCGGGCCATGGATTCGGTGGACTACAACGATCTCGACGAGGTGCCCGACCCGGTGGCCTCGGCGACCGCGGCCGCGGCCCGCAACGCCGCGCATCTGGCCCGACAACTCAAGGCCACCAAATACCCGGCCTACCAATGATCTTCGGTTTCGCAGAGAGGATGAACGATGGGTGACACCGCCAAGGACCCTGTTGACCACGCCCGCACCACGCGTCCCCGCGCCGGGGAGGCCATGAAGGACGGCACCAACCTGCCCGGCATGGTCGTGACCGCGCTCGGTGTGGTCGCGACGGTGGTCTGTCTGTTCCTGTTCGCCGCGGGGAATTCGACCGCCGGCGTCGTGGCCGCCGTCGCGGCGGTGGTCCTGCTCGCGGCCGGGCTGGGCTGGCTGTACCTGTCCAAGCGCCGGGTCCGCCAGTTGCACGACGAGTGGCGCGAGGACCACCCCGAAGCGGACACGCCACCGCTGACGAACTGAGTCGTCCCGAACTGCGTCAGTCCGGCGGTTCCTGCACCTGCCCGGAGGATTCCGGGTCGGGCAGGTCCTCGTCGGGTGTCTTGTCGGCCTGCTCGACGCGGCGCTGCTGCGCCTTGTCGTCGTCGCCCTCGTCGTCGTAAATTCCACGTCCGCGCGGCATCTCGTCCTCCTTCGTAGGGTCGCCCCCCGATATACCCGGTTTTGGCCGCCCGAACCCCGGGCACCCTGTGCGGAAGCAGCACCGCAACAGATCGGAGGGCAGTGACGATGCCGAATTCGTCGATCAAGAACGAAAAGATGTACGAGGACCTGCGCGAGGAGGGCAACTCCAAGGAGAAGGCCGCGCGCATCTCGAACGCGGCAGCAGCCCGCGGGAAGTCCGCCGTCGGCCGCAAGGGCGGCAAGTCCGGCTCCTACGACGACTGGACGGTGCCCGAACTCAAGAAGCGGGCCAAGGAACTGGGGATGTCGGGCTATTCGGATCTGACCAAGAACAAACTCGTCGCCAAGCTGCGCAACCACTGACCGCAGCGAAGCATCGAAGGAGGAGCGCCATGACCCCGGAGAACCGCGAGTCCGAGACCGATGTCGAGCCCGATCCCAAGGTGGCACGGTCGCGGGCCGGGAAGGACGAGGACGGCGCCTATGTCGGCCGGGCGTCCTCCGACGACGACTTCGACGCGGGCGAGACCGGCGCCGAGGCGCGCAGTCGCCGCGACTGAGCCCCGCGACTCACGCGATGTCGACCACCAACGGACGATGATCCGACAACGGCGCCGCCGGGGCGGCACAGCGCATGCTCCGCAGCCCGGCCGCGTCGGTGAGGATGTGATCCAACTGCCGGCGCGGGGCCTCGGCCGGGAACGTCTCCGCGCGGGCCAGGGGGCGCATGCCGGACCATCGCCGCGCCGTCGACGGCACCATGTTCAGATCGCCGGCGAGCAGGCGGGGGCCGGGCAGTTCGCGCATGGTCCGCACCAGTTTGCGCAGCTGCCAACGGTTGGCCCCGGGGATGAACGACAGGTGTGCGGTGGCCACCGACAGCGGCCCCAGCGGCGTGTCCAGCCGGGCGATCACCGCGGTGCGCGGTTCCTCCTCGACCAGCGCCACGCGGTTGGGCTGCCGCAGAAACATCGGGACCCGCACGGGCATTCGCGGCAGCCGCACCACCCGCCAATCGCTGACCGGGTACCGCGTGAGCAAGGCGATCCCGTACGCCGCGGTGCCCGGTTGTTCGGCGCCGGTGGCCGCCATCCAGGTGGCGCCCGGGGTCCCGGCGATGGCCGCGACGAACCGGTGCGCGACGGCCCCCATGGCCTCGGCGGCCACCGCGGTCAGGTCCGCCCGGTGCGAACGGTGCTGATGCAGATCGACCTCCTGCAACGCCAACACATCCGGGTCGAGTTGCTCGACGCAGGCGCGCAACCGGTCCGGGTGCACGCCGTCGCCGACCGTGCGGCCGTGCAGGATGTTGAACGTCGCGACTCTCATAGCCCCTCTCATTGCCCCCGACTACCCACTTCCCGGCGGAGCCGATCATGACCGACGCCGACAACCACGCGCTGCGCGAGGCCCTGCGCGGTGCGGCCTCGGCGCTCAAGGCGCATGGCCCGCCCTTCGCCCTGGCGGGCAGCTACGGGCTGTGGGCCTACGGCGCGCCCGAACCGGTGCACGACGTCGATTTCGTGGTGGCCGAGTCCGACACCGAGGCCGCCGCAAAGACCCTCGACGAGGCCGGCTTCGTCGTCGAGCGGCCACCGGAGGACTGGCTGTTCAAGGCGCACCCGCCGGAGGCCCCCGAGGTCACCGTCGACATCCTGCACCGGGTGAACGGCAGCCCGATCGGTCCCGCCGAACTCGCCGAGGCACAGCTTCGCGACGTGCTGGCCATCCGGATGCCGGTGCTGCCGCCCAGCGCCATCCTGGTGCAGAAACTGCGCGCGCTCGGCGAGCACGACTGCGACCTCGCCGCGCTGCTCCCGGCGACCCGCGCCATCCGCGAACACCTGGACTGGGAGCGCATCGAGACCGACACGGACGAAAATCCCTACGCCGCAGCCTTTCTACTACTCGCGCAGCGGCTCGGGCTGCGCGACAAGTCGTGAGGCGTCAGGACGTTCGGGCGTTCGGCGTTGGCCCGGCGGCCCCCACCGCGACGATCAGCTGCGCCACCGCGGCCACGACGAGCACCCACAGCGCGGGTGTCCATGACGAGGTCCATTCGTGCAGCAGACCCGCCGCGAACGGCCCCACCGCGGCCAGCAGATAGCCGCCGGCGTTGGCCATCGCCGAGAGCCCGGCCGCGGTGCGGGCATCCACCGCGTGGTGGGCCATCAACTGCAGCGCCACCGCCAGCGCCCCGGCACTGCCCGGCGCGGCCAGCAGCAGCCACAGCAATGCGCTGCCGTCGGTCAGCACCAACCCCAGCGCACCCACCAGCATCGGGATGCTGACGCCCAGGGTCACCATCAGGTAGCGGCCGGTGCGGTGCAGCAGCCAGCTCGCGATCAGCCCGAACGGCGCCCCCACCAACTGGTACAGCAGCAGGTGCAGCGCGGCGTCCTCGGTGGCCACGCCCCGGCTGATCTCGATGCTGGGCATCCAGTTCACCACCAGATAGAAGGTCAGCGACTGCAGCCCCATGAACCCGGTGACCGCCCACGCCACCGGCGAACGCAGTTGACTTGTCCGGCGCGGCTGCGGCCCCAGGAACGTCTCCCCCGGTTCCTCGCGGCGCAGGAACCACACGCCCGCGACCAACGCGGGCGGGACGGCCCACAGCAGCAGCGTGCGCCGCCAGTCCCCGGTGAGGTCGGTGAAGGCGATCGCCAGCCCGGAGCCCAACCCGGCAAAGGTGCTGATCACCAAGGCATTTGCGCCGGAGGCGAGCGCGGCGTGGCGGGCGTAGTCGCGCCGGACCAACACCGGGACCAGCACGTTGCCGATCGCGATGGCCCCGGCCAGCAGGACCGTGCCGACCCACAGTCCCGGGACGCCGGCCACCGAGCGCACCACGATGCCCACCACGAGGGTCAGCGCCATCCACCGCGCGACGGCGGCGGGTCCGCCGTAGCGCAGCGCGATCGCCGCGAACGGCGCCACCACGGCGAACAGCAACAGCGGCAGCGAGCCCAACAGACCCAGGCTGCCGTAGCTCAGCCCCGTCGTCGCGTTGATATCGGGCAGCAACGGGCCGATCGCGGTGATCGCCGGGCGCAGGCAGGAAGCCAGCCCGAAGATCGAGATGGCGACCAGCGCCGTCGTGCCGAAGGAGCGGGAGGCGGTGCTCACCGCGGGGCGCCGTGGCTAGCCGGAATTCCAGTGGCCACGGTGGACCACCTCGTCGAACGGTCGGCGGTCGGGCTTGCGGATCGGTGCCAGCGGCCGGTCCGCCGGGTGCCCGACGCCGAGCATGTACGCGACCACCCGGTCCTCCGGGATGCCCAGGATGGCCCGGGCCTTGTCCTGATCACCCACCGACGAATGTCCGGTCCCCACACCGAGGTCGGCGGCCGCGATGGCCATCGCCATCGCCGCCTGGCCCAGGTCGAACCGGTCGGTGACCTTGCGGCGCTCATCCGGCGGTACCGGGGTCACCAGGACGATGGCCGCGGGGGCGCCGGCGATGTGCTTGGCGCCCTGCCAGACCGTCGAGAGTTCCTGCAGTTTGGCCGGATCGGTGACGATCACGAAATCCCACGGCTGCCGGTTCTGCGCCGACGGCGCGCGCCAGCCGGCCTCGGCGATCCGCAGCAGATCGTCGTCGGCGACCGGATCCGGCCGGTAGGTCCGCACGTTCCGGCGGGCTCGCAGCGCATCCCAGGTTTCCATGACTACCGAACTCTCCGTTCCTCAGTGCCGGTCCCGACCCTCACAGGTCCAGGACCAGACGCGGCGTGCGTGCTCGTGACACACAGATCATCATGCAGTCATTGGCGCTTCTTTGCTCCGC
It encodes the following:
- a CDS encoding DUF7218 family protein, translating into MPNSSIKNEKMYEDLREEGNSKEKAARISNAAAARGKSAVGRKGGKSGSYDDWTVPELKKRAKELGMSGYSDLTKNKLVAKLRNH
- the usfY gene encoding protein UsfY; the encoded protein is MGDTAKDPVDHARTTRPRAGEAMKDGTNLPGMVVTALGVVATVVCLFLFAAGNSTAGVVAAVAAVVLLAAGLGWLYLSKRRVRQLHDEWREDHPEADTPPLTN
- a CDS encoding MFS transporter, whose protein sequence is MSTASRSFGTTALVAISIFGLASCLRPAITAIGPLLPDINATTGLSYGSLGLLGSLPLLLFAVVAPFAAIALRYGGPAAVARWMALTLVVGIVVRSVAGVPGLWVGTVLLAGAIAIGNVLVPVLVRRDYARHAALASGANALVISTFAGLGSGLAIAFTDLTGDWRRTLLLWAVPPALVAGVWFLRREEPGETFLGPQPRRTSQLRSPVAWAVTGFMGLQSLTFYLVVNWMPSIEISRGVATEDAALHLLLYQLVGAPFGLIASWLLHRTGRYLMVTLGVSIPMLVGALGLVLTDGSALLWLLLAAPGSAGALAVALQLMAHHAVDARTAAGLSAMANAGGYLLAAVGPFAAGLLHEWTSSWTPALWVLVVAAVAQLIVAVGAAGPTPNARTS
- a CDS encoding nitroreductase family protein, with product METWDALRARRNVRTYRPDPVADDDLLRIAEAGWRAPSAQNRQPWDFVIVTDPAKLQELSTVWQGAKHIAGAPAAIVLVTPVPPDERRKVTDRFDLGQAAMAMAIAAADLGVGTGHSSVGDQDKARAILGIPEDRVVAYMLGVGHPADRPLAPIRKPDRRPFDEVVHRGHWNSG
- the mbp1 gene encoding microaggregate-binding protein 1, coding for MADSNSGPAEGVKGVVEGVKGKAKEAVGAMTGRDDLQREGKAQQDKAEAQREAAQKEAEAESARAAAKANEAREKAEQD
- a CDS encoding endonuclease/exonuclease/phosphatase family protein codes for the protein MRVATFNILHGRTVGDGVHPDRLRACVEQLDPDVLALQEVDLHQHRSHRADLTAVAAEAMGAVAHRFVAAIAGTPGATWMAATGAEQPGTAAYGIALLTRYPVSDWRVVRLPRMPVRVPMFLRQPNRVALVEEEPRTAVIARLDTPLGPLSVATAHLSFIPGANRWQLRKLVRTMRELPGPRLLAGDLNMVPSTARRWSGMRPLARAETFPAEAPRRQLDHILTDAAGLRSMRCAAPAAPLSDHRPLVVDIA
- a CDS encoding flavodoxin family protein → MTDTLKALALVCTLKPSPAPSSSVLIAEHVFEHLRRQDVDCDTVRCVDFDIAPGVEPDMGGGDQWPQIRTKVLDADILLISTPVWLGHPSSITQRVLERLDAELSNTDDADRPALAGKVAIVSVVGNEDGAHKVIADVLQGLNDVGYSVPAQGSTYWNGRAMDSVDYNDLDEVPDPVASATAAAARNAAHLARQLKATKYPAYQ
- a CDS encoding glycoside hydrolase family 65 protein; amino-acid sequence: MSADDRFPVEPWQLRETSLDLDLLARSESLFALSNGHIGLRANLDEGEPYALPGTYLNSFVEERPLPYAEAGYGYPEIGQSIIDVTNGKVIRLLVDDEPFDLRYGELLEHERTLDLRAGTLTRVARWRSPAEKKIAVRSTRLVSLVHRSVAAIEYIVEAVDEFTLVTVQSELVANEDQPEPSADPRVAAVLRHPLESIEHEGSGQEAVLVHRTRASNLTMGAAMDHLIEVPGRVEVSTETSPDLARTTVICGLRPGQQLRIVKFLAYGWSSLRSRPALRSQIAAAISAARYTGWEGLVKEQRAYLDDFWDSADVEVEGDPDLQQAVRFGLFHVLQASARAERRAIPGKGLTGTGYDGHAFWDSEGFVLPVLTYTAPDAAADALRWRASTLELAKERAAELDLTGAAFPWRTIRGEECSAYWPAGTAAWHINAAVAMAFERYRVVTGDDSLETECGVAVLVETARLWNSLGHHDRHGVWHLDGVTGPDEYTAVVNDNLFTNLMAAQNLEAAAGACERHPQTAAELGVTDGEIASWRAAAKAVHIPYDDELGVHEQHAGFTRLREWNFNGGSDYPLLLHQPYVRLYPSQVIKQADLVLAMHWLGHLFTDEEKARNVDYYEKRTTRDSSLSACTQAVMCAEVGHLELAHAYATEAALIDLRDLHRNTGDGLHMASLAGAWTALVDGFGGLRDDEGMVTFKPALPKRISRLVFRLRWRGFRLTVDIDHENTTYTLRDGPDGRMRIRHCDQELELTTTAPVTVPVQRREPLLPQPTQPPGCAPIFLRD